In the Aristaeella hokkaidonensis genome, GCGCTGATGGACACCAGGCTCAGAAGCATGGCAAGCGTCAGCAGAACAGACAGAAACCGTTTCATAGTAGTGACCTCCTTCTAATATATGAATTTTTGGCAGTGCTGCCATAATTCCTTGGTCCGCAACCTCAATCGTCGCACTGCTCGCTTGGAGCGCTTCGCATTGCTCGTTTCGGTTGACTCGTTCGGGTCGCTTTTGCTTCCGCAAATGCCGCACTGCGGCACCGCTTCCCTCGCTCCCCTCCTTCAAATTTATGAATTTTTGGCACTGCTGCCATAATTCCTTGGTCCGCAACCTCAGTCGGCACAGCCGCCTTGCTGTCGCTGCAGCCCGCTGTTTGCTTCGGTTGACTCGTTCGGGTCGCTTTTGCTTCCGCAAATGCCCCACTGGGGCACCGCTTCCCTCGCTCCCCTCCTTCTTTTATAATAAAGACCCACTGGTCTTTATTCCGAATTCATAATTCACAATTCATAATTCATAATTGAGATACTTATCCGCATATGGATTGAATTGTGAATGATGATGGCGAGTTCATCCCGAATGAAAGATCTTGCTTAGAAATCTATGCTTTGAGTAAGGTAACTAACAATAATTATGAATTATGAATTGTGAATTGTGAATTTGATTGGTGCCTGTAAAAGTCATCTCCCGCAACCTCAATCGTCGCGACTGCCCACTGGGCAGCTCGCTCGTTTCGGTTGAATTCACCTCTTTTGATATTTCTGCCACCGGCAGTCAAAAGAGGTTCATCCCTTTACGGCGCCTATCATAATCCCCTTAGTGAAGTACCGCTGGAAGAAGGGGTAAATCATCATAACGGGAAGCACAACAACTACTGTAACTGACATACGGATTGCAGTCGCCGTTGCGGCGGTCTGCAGGCCCGCAAGAATTGCGCTGGAGTTGGTCGTATTGCTGATCAGCGCCTTCAGGCTGTTCGCCTGCGTAATGTACTGGTACAGCTTGTACTGAAGGGTATCCAGGTCCCGGCGGTTCGTCATCAGCAGCAGGTTGTCCTGGAAAGCGTTCCACTGGTTCACCGCCGCAAATATGGCGATGGTCGCAAGGATTGGTTTGATGACCGGCAGCATGATCTGGAAAAATACCCTCAGCGTGCCGGCTCCGTCTATTTCGGCAGCCTCCTGCAGTTCCCGGGGAACTGACTCACAATATGTCTTGCACAGGATGATATAGAAGGGCTGGATGATCATGGGGAAGATATAGCCCCAGAAGTTGTTGTTCAGCCCCAGATTACGCATGCACAGTACCCACGGAATGATACCGGCATTGAAGTACATCGTTACCGCCACAAAACGGAACCACAGTTTCCGTTTCCACATGGTATCCCGGGTAAACATGTAGCCCAGGAAGGCCGCGATTATCACCGTCAGGATTGTACCGATCACCGTACGCAGAACCGAGATCTTGGCCGCGTCCAGCAGACCGGGAATATTGGCCATGCGCTCGTAGTTCTTGAAGTGAACCTGCATCGGCCAGAAGAGAACCTTGCCGCGTTCGGAAAGGTTGTTTGCGCTGATGGAGTTAATAATGATGTAGTAAAACGGATAAGCACAGACAAAGGCGAAGAACGCGTATACGATATACGTGATCACGCTGATAAACTTGTCGCCCACGCTCTGGCGATCCATGGGATTCACGTGCTTCTTCCGGATGAATTCGGCTTTGGTTGTCATCTGCTGTCCCTCCTTTCCGATCACACGAACCCTTGCCCGCGGACGAGGCGGGAAACGGTATTCGTGATGAAGAGCAGGGCCACGCTCACGATGCTCTTGAGCATGCTGATGGCCGTGGACAGCGGATAATTGCCGCGCCCGGTGGTGGCAATGTTATACACATACAGATCCAGCACTTCGATGGACTTCTTATTGAAGTTGTTCATGAAGACGAAGTACTGCTCCATGCCGTTGGACAGGAAGTTCGCCAGGTTCAGCATAACGATGACGAAATAGGTCGGCAGCAGGCAGGGGATCGTGATCCGCCAGATGATCTGCATCCGGGTCGCGCCGTCCACCTTGGCCGCCTCGATCATCTGCTCGTCGATGGCGGAGATCGCAGCCAGGTACATGATGGCAGCCCAGCCGGCATTCTTCCACGTCAGCCACAGCCACATCTTGAACCAGACGTTCTCTTTGGAGCTGAGGAAGGCGATCGGCTTATCGATCAGGCCCAGCGATACCAGCACCGAGTTGACCGCGCCGGTGGAGCTCAACACGTTAAACGCCACCGAGAACACCAGAACCCAGGAAATGAAGTTCGGCAGGGTGGTCACTGTCTGGACGAATTTCTTGTAGGGCTTGCAGCGGATTTCATTAAGGAACACCGCGAAGATCATCGGGAACCAGCTGAAGGCCAGGGAAAGGCCGCTCATCGCGAAGGTATTCACCAGCACGCGGCCCACGTCCGCCAGGCGGACCGGATTGTCAGCAATATACTTGAACCACTTCAGGCCCACAAAGGTTTCCGCGGAGATGGGCTTGGGCGGCATATAGTCATGGAAAGCATAAATCCAACCATACAGCGGGTAATAAAACATCAGGGCTGCCAGGATCAGAAACGGAAGGATATACAGGAATTCCACATAGGACCTGGTTTTCTTGGACATCATTTCACATCCTTCCGCGAATCGTTTCGCTTATGTCTGTTTTTGAAAAACGCTCTTTTGTTTGCCTTATTCTGTTTCCGAATCGTTACCCTATATTTATAACAGGAAGAAGATATGCCTACAACGCTTTTTCCGTTTAATAATGGGACAAAATTTGCTTTTGGCGGTTAAAAATTATTTCCTTTTTGTTTGATTTGGTTTACAATAGGTCAGAACATACCGTGTATGTTGTATCATACAGGACAAAGAATGCAAGCAGGATCGGAGGCATTTTCCGTGAGTACATTCTACGAGCAGAGACCGGAACAGCTGTTTATCGGTGGCATGACAGACCATGTCTTCCCTGCCCATGTGCACTCTGTGGCGGAGCTGGTGATCGTGACATGCGGTTCAGTCGAGATGACCATCGATGAAATGCATTACACGCTGAATACGGGAGACGCCGCCATCGTCTTCCCCCTGGTGCCGCACAGCTATGACGTCCTGAGCGATGACGCACGCGGCGTCACCGCCATCTTCCCGCCGGACATCATCCCGGAATATGCCGGCACCTTCCACGGCCTGCAGCCGGAATGTCCTGTGCTGCGCGCGGCACGCACCTGTGTGGATCTCCGCCTGGCCGTAAGCCGGCTGGAATGCCTGACCATGGAAGATGATCTTCCCCTGTGCGTCGCCTATCTGCATATCATCCTGGCCGGCCTGCTCCACAACCTTTCCTATCGCCCGGTCTACGATTACAGTGAAAAAGACCTGGGTCACCGGATCATCCAGTATATTTCCGAGCACGCCTTCGAGGAAATCACCCTGGAAAGCGCCTCCCGGGCGCTGGGCATCAGCGTATCCCACCTGTCCCATTTCTTCTCTGAACGCATGCATACCAACTTCCGCCGGTTCATCAACGCGATCCGGATCAGTAAGGCCCGCCTGCTTATGCGGGATCCGAACCTGACCCTGACGGAAATCAGCGATGCCTGTGGATATACCAATATGCGCACCTTCCGCCGGGCCTTCCAGGCGGAACTGGGCTGCCTGCCCTCGGAGCATTTCAACCTGCTCCGCAGCAGGGTGACAAACAATCAGGATTACTGATTCAACCGGATATGACAAGGGGACGGTTCATTCGAACCGTCCCCTTGCGTTTTTGGAGGCCTTTCCCATTTAGCCCTTCACAGCTCCCTGCGTCAGACCGTCAACAATCTGGTTGCTGAACAGACTGTAGACGATAATCGAGGGAATAATGGCGATCAGGATCGCCGGAAACATCTTTTCATAGTTGGTCTGATAGGGTGAAACAAACTTGGTCACCGCCACAGGCAGGGTCTTCTTCGTATCGTCGTGGATGAACACCATCGCCAGCAGCAGCTCGTTCCAGTTGCCGATGAAGGTCATCAGTCCCGTGACAAACAAGCCCGTCTTGGACAGCGGCAGGCAGATGGAATAGAACGTCTTGTAGATCGAGCAGCCGTCGATACAGGCGGACTCCAGCAGTTCGTTTGGAATACTGCGGAAGAATCCCGTCATGATGTAAACGCAGGTTGGCAGCGAAAACGTCAGGTACGGCAGGATCAGTCCCCACAGGTTATTGTCCAGCCCCATACCGGCGAACCGTACAAACAGCGGAATCAGCACGCAGTGGACGGGGATCATCATACCCACCAGGATATACATCATCGCTGCCCCGGACAATTTCCATTTCATGCGGCCGATGGCAAAGGCTGCCATGGAACCGAACAGCATGGTGCCGATCAGGGTAACCACGCAGACAAAAAGGGAATTCAGCATGGCTGTTCCCAGCTTACCGGCATTCCATGCAAAGGAATAGTTTTCCCACTGAAGCTCACCCGGCAGGCCGAAGGGATCCTTATAGATCTCGGGCCGGGTTTTCAGGGACGTTACGCCGATCCACAGGATCGGGGCGATATACAGGATCACCAGAAACGCAAACAAGACGTAAATCAGGACGGTGGAAGTCTTCAATTTCGGTTTGCTTTCTTTGATCTTTGTTTTAGCGGTAACAGCGGTCATTGCAGACTACCTCCTTTCTTACATCTCGTAATTCTCAGTTTTAAAGACTTTGTTGATAACGAACGTGGACAGCAGGCACAGCGCCACAAGGACAACGCCGATGGCACTGGCATAGCCGTAATGGTTGCCGCCCTTGGAGGAGAATCCGGAGCGGTACAGGAACGTGGCAAGCACGTCCATCTTCAGGTTCGTTGTTTTGTCTCCCAGCATGGAGTAAATCAGATCGAAAAATTTCAGGGAGCCGATCGCGTTCAGGCTCATAGCGGTACCCACCATGGGCTTGATCAGCGGCAGCGTAATATGCCAGAAAGATTTTGTCTTGGTCGCGCCGTCTATATAAGACGCTTCATACAGGGACTTGCTGATGCCGGAAATCTGGGCCATGTACAGCATCATGGACTGGCCCACATACTGCCACAGGGCTACAAACGCGATCACCCACATAGGCAGCGTAATGAATCCCTTGATGTCATACAGCCATCCGGGACCCTTGATGCCCACTCCGGCCAGCAGCGTATTGATACCGACCTTGGCGTGGAACACAAACGCCCACAGAAGACCCAGGGCCGCGGATGAAAGCACGCAGGGCATATAAATGGTATTTTTGAAGAAGTTGCGTCCTTTGTTGATGTTGGTCAGGAGCGCCGCATACAGCATACCGAATATCAGCTGGGAAATACAGGAAAAGACGAGGAAAAACAGCGAGTTTTTGATCGAGATCCAGAAAATCGGATCCTTGAACATTTTGCTGAAATTCTCAAAGCCAATGAAGGAATATGCGCGGGTCGCCTTGTCATAATCGCACAGTGCGTAATAGAAGGACGTGACTATCGGGACAAGCAGAATCGCTGTAAACAGGATCAGCGTAGGCGCCATAAACAGGATAATGGCGGTTTTGTTTCTCAGCAGTTTCTCCATAGTTTTCCCCTTTGATCTGTGTCAGTGTTACGCGGGCTGCTTTTCAAAAAGGCGGGGCTGCCGAGACAGCCCCGCCCAGTACAGAATAATCTTATTCTGCTTTTTCAGCCTGCTTGGCGAAATATTCCTGATACCAGTCCTGAACAGCCTGGAATGCTTCTTCAGGAGTCTTTTCCTTCTGGAAGATAGCAACCATCTGATCATCGAAGTAGGAACCGGCGTCAGAGGACACCAGGGATTCATTGTAGAATCCGAAGGTGGCGGAAGCGTTGCCGAAGATCTTCATAACGTCAGCCAGCTGGGCGGGAGCCTTGCTCGCATCGTATTCAACCTTGGTCACCGGGATCTTGCCGCCGACTTCAGCGGTGTACTTCTGGGCGGTATCATCGGTGAAGTACTTCATCAGGGCGATACAGGCTTCCGGATACTTGGTGGTGGAGCTCATCGCCAGGGAGTCAGACTTCGCGATAATACGGTTGGGGTCGTTTGCGCCTTCGATGGCCGGGAACTGGAACACGCCGCACTTCGCTTCGAAGTCGGGGTTGCCGCCGTTCATCTGGCCGATCGCCCAGGAACCCTGGATCAGGATCGCAGCGTCTTCCATGTACAGGGCGGTGGTGGCGTCATCGTTGGAGTCGCCGGCCGCGGTTTCCTGGAAGTACTGGGACAGCTCAACCAGCTTTTCGCCGGCAGCGATGGTCTTTTCATTGACCCAGCTCGCCTCGTTGTTGTTGAGGGCCTTCAGGTCAACGCCTTCACGGTCGCACAGGTAGCCAGCCAGCATGGACAGGCACCAGGCAGTACCGGCGCTGATGGTGATGGGGGTCTTGCCGTAAGCCTTGATCTTTTCGCAGGCATCCAGCAGTTCGGTGTAGGTGGTGGGCACGGTGGCACCAGCCTCTTCAAAGATTTCCTTGTTGTAGAACACGCAAGCCGCAGCGGTGTTCAGCGGGATAGCGTAGATCTTTCCGTCGTAGGTCTGCTGCGCGAACACAGCGTCGCCGGCGAAGGTGTCTTTCCAGCCGTCCGCCAGATACTCATCCAGGGGAGCAGCGATTCCGGGCGCGACATAGTCAGTCAGGTTGGGGCCGGGGCTGACGATGAACACGTCGGGGGTTTTCTGAGCGTCCACCAGGGCGTTCAGGTCGGTGTAGTAGGGCTCCAGCTGGGTGGTGATGGGAGTCACATGGTACTTACCGGCATAATCCTCGTTGAAGCGATCGATCACCTGCTTAAAGCCCTGTGTGATCAGGTCGGAGGAAGCCTCCAGGTCATCCCAGAACATCCAGGTGATTTCCTGCACTTCTTCGGCACCGGCGAGGGAAACCATGCTCAGCAGCATAGCCAGAGCCAGTACAACAGCCAACAGTTTCTTCATCTTCCTTTTCTCCTTTCGGTTTGTGAAAACTACTGCGCCCGATGCGCAGCGATTGAGGTTATTATACTCGCCGGTACGTACCATTTTCAAGCACAATTTGGTATATTTGGTGTATTTTTAGTCCAGATTGCTCATTATTGATTAACCTTTCCTCATTTTATGCTTTTTTTGTCCCTCCGGTATATTTTTTCGTTCCCCCGGACATACCGGGACTATGAAAACGGTTCCGATTTCTTCCGCTTCGTTCATCAAAAACAGCCTGTTTTTTTGGTTTCAACCCCGTTTTTCAACAGCTATAGATTATTTCTATAACTCGTTATAAAATATAGTTTCCCCCTGAAAACACGAAAAGCGCACACATTCCCCCGCAAAAGCTGATATATTATTCGGGACGCAGTACGCGGTGTTCTGCGCTCAGCATATAATCATTGTGCATTGTGCATTGTACATTATGCATTGTTAAAGAGGAGGCCTTTCATATGTCAAGAATCGAGACCCTTTGCGTCCAGGGCGGCTATACGCCCAAGAACGGCGAACCCCGCCAGATCCCGATCATCCAGTCCACCACCTTTAAATATGATACCAGTGAGGATATGGGCAAGCTGTTTGACCTGGAAGCCTCCGGTTATTTCTATACCCGCCTGCAGAACCCCACCAACGACACCGTGGCGGCACGCATCTGTGCCCTCGAAGGCGGCACCGCGGCCATGCTGACCTCCTCCGGCCAGGCAGCCAACTTCTACGCCGTTTTCAACATCGCCAACGCGGGTGATCACGTGGTAGCCTGCTCCGCCATCTACGGCGGCACCTACAACCTTTTTGCCGTCACGATGAAGAAGATGGGCATTGACTTCACCTTCATCAGCCCGGACTGCACGGACGAGGAACTGAACGCCGCTTTCCGGCCCAACACCAAGGCCCTCTTCGGTGAAACCATTGCCAACCCGGCCCTGAGCGTGCTGGATATTGAGCAGTTCGCGAAGGCTGCCCATGCCCACGGCGTTCCGCTGATCATCGACAACACCTTTGCCACCCCGGTCAACTGCCGGCCCATTGAATGGGGTGCAGACATCGTGACCCATTCCACCACCAAATACATGGACGGCCACGGCAGCGGCGTCGGCGGTGCCATCGTGGACAGCGGCAAATTCGACTGGGAAAAGTACGCGGACAAGTTCCCCGGACTCACCACGCCGGATGAAAGCTATCACGGCGTAACCTACACGAAGAAGTTCGGCCTCGGCGGCGCCTTCATCACCAAGGCGACTGCCCAGCTGATGCGGGACTTCGGTTCCATACAGAGCCCCCAGAATGCCTTCCTGCTGGGCCTGGGCCTGGAAAGCCTGCATGTGCGCATGAAGCGCCACTGCGAGAACGGACAGGCCGTGGCCGAGTTCCTGTCCGGCCATGAAAAGGTTGCCTGGGTCACCTACTGCGGCCTCCCGGGTGACAAGTACTACGAGCGGGCTCAGAAGTACCTGCCCAACGGTTCCTGCGGCGTGGTTTCCTTCGGCGTGAAGGGCGGCCGGAAAGCCGCGGAAGCCTTCATGAAGCACCTGAAGGTCGCCGCCATTGAAACCCACGTGGCGGACGCCCGGAGCTGCTGCCTGCATCCCGCCAGCGCCACCCACCGCCAGATGAGCGATGAGGAACTGATCGCCGCCGGCGTTTCCCCGGACCTGGTGCGTTTCAGCGTCGGCCTGGAGAACAAGGATGACCTGATTGAGGATATCGCGCAGGCCCTGGCACAGATTTAATGCATAAAAATACATCGCGAAGGAGCTCAAAAGAGCTCCTTTTTCTTGTTCTATGTGCATTTTTTGCTTATCTTTTTTGCATATTTTTGGTAATTAGTGCATATTCTCATGTACTTAAATCAGTAAAAAAACAATTTATGCATTGCGAAGGGGCAAAAATCGCACAATCCTTTGAAATCATTGATTTTTTGACCGATTTTCGTAAATTTTTGTACAAAAATGTTCGTACATTAGTATTGTATTTTGCTTTTCTTTACGGTATGATGTTCCTGGTGTTCAAAACTACAGAAGAAAGCGGAGCGCTTGCCATGAATCAGGACGTCTTGTTTTCGCAGTATCTCGAGGAACTGACGGATACAATCACGGATCTGGATCATTTCAATATTGAAAAAACCTATGAAATCCTGAGACAGCTGTGCATTGCGTTCCGTGTGTGCAAAGGCGTTACTGAGTACTACAATAATGCGGAAGAGGAGCGCATGGGCTGCGGCACTGTGCTCACCTGCTATGACAGCGGGGAGGAAACAGCTGAAGTCATCTCCTGCCGCACAGTGCTCAGCGATATTGTCGTGGCCGACTGCAAAGCTTACCGTGCCAAAGGCGTCAAACCATGGACTGAAACGGAACGGAAACGGATCGAAATGGTGGAGCGCCTGATGCTCACGGTTGTCGGCCGCCTGCGCGCCTGCGGCCTGGTGGAGCAGGCTACCCTGTTTGACGACGCAGGCTACAGCAACTATCGTTTCCTCCATTCCACAATTGATCAGATCGGAACCTCAGGCCATATCAATCAATATGCTTTTGCCCGCTTCAACCTTCGTCACTTCGCCCTGATTAACCGCCAGCTCGGACGGGAAGTCAGCGACCTGGCCATGAGGAAATATATCGATACCATTGAGGAGGCCGTCAGCCCGGACGGCATTGTCAGCCGTCTGGGGGGAGACAACTTCGTGGCGGTATTCCTGAAAGAAAAACTGAATGAAGTCCTGGCGCGTTTTGAAGGCATCCCGATTTCCTACAACGATGGAGACCGTGTGATGATCTCCTCCCGTGCCGGGATCTTTTTGATTCCCGATGACTTCTATTACTACCAGCCCGAGGACATCATGGACCGGGTCACCGGCGCCTACAACGCCGCCTGGCGCGGGGACACCGGAGATATTGTCTACGCAAGCGAGGAGCTGATGGCGGAAAAGGATCGGTTCATGCAGATCCGCGCCCAGTTCCCCGTCGGCCTGAAGAACCGGGAATTCCTCGTTTTCTATCAGCCGAAGATCAACCTGAAGGACAACTCCATCGCCGGGGCGGAAGCGCTGAGCCGGTGGTACCGCAACGGCACCCTGATGATGCCCACGGAATATATCTCCGACCTGGAGCAAACCATGGATATCTGCAAGCTGGACTTCTACGTCCTGGAACAGGTATGCCGTGACCTGCGGCGCTGGCTGGACGAAGGCCGCCAGGCCGTCCGCATCTCCGTGAACTTCTCCCGCCGGCACCTGATCAACCTGGCCCTGACGGAGAGCATCCTGGAGGTTGTGGATCGGTACCGTATCCCCCATGAACTGATCGAGATCGAGCTGACGGAAACTGTCACGGACGTGGAATTCCGCGACCTCAAACGCGTCGCCGGCGC is a window encoding:
- a CDS encoding carbohydrate ABC transporter permease; protein product: MTTKAEFIRKKHVNPMDRQSVGDKFISVITYIVYAFFAFVCAYPFYYIIINSISANNLSERGKVLFWPMQVHFKNYERMANIPGLLDAAKISVLRTVIGTILTVIIAAFLGYMFTRDTMWKRKLWFRFVAVTMYFNAGIIPWVLCMRNLGLNNNFWGYIFPMIIQPFYIILCKTYCESVPRELQEAAEIDGAGTLRVFFQIMLPVIKPILATIAIFAAVNQWNAFQDNLLLMTNRRDLDTLQYKLYQYITQANSLKALISNTTNSSAILAGLQTAATATAIRMSVTVVVVLPVMMIYPFFQRYFTKGIMIGAVKG
- a CDS encoding ABC transporter permease subunit translates to MMSKKTRSYVEFLYILPFLILAALMFYYPLYGWIYAFHDYMPPKPISAETFVGLKWFKYIADNPVRLADVGRVLVNTFAMSGLSLAFSWFPMIFAVFLNEIRCKPYKKFVQTVTTLPNFISWVLVFSVAFNVLSSTGAVNSVLVSLGLIDKPIAFLSSKENVWFKMWLWLTWKNAGWAAIMYLAAISAIDEQMIEAAKVDGATRMQIIWRITIPCLLPTYFVIVMLNLANFLSNGMEQYFVFMNNFNKKSIEVLDLYVYNIATTGRGNYPLSTAISMLKSIVSVALLFITNTVSRLVRGQGFV
- a CDS encoding helix-turn-helix transcriptional regulator, producing the protein MSTFYEQRPEQLFIGGMTDHVFPAHVHSVAELVIVTCGSVEMTIDEMHYTLNTGDAAIVFPLVPHSYDVLSDDARGVTAIFPPDIIPEYAGTFHGLQPECPVLRAARTCVDLRLAVSRLECLTMEDDLPLCVAYLHIILAGLLHNLSYRPVYDYSEKDLGHRIIQYISEHAFEEITLESASRALGISVSHLSHFFSERMHTNFRRFINAIRISKARLLMRDPNLTLTEISDACGYTNMRTFRRAFQAELGCLPSEHFNLLRSRVTNNQDY
- a CDS encoding carbohydrate ABC transporter permease is translated as MTAVTAKTKIKESKPKLKTSTVLIYVLFAFLVILYIAPILWIGVTSLKTRPEIYKDPFGLPGELQWENYSFAWNAGKLGTAMLNSLFVCVVTLIGTMLFGSMAAFAIGRMKWKLSGAAMMYILVGMMIPVHCVLIPLFVRFAGMGLDNNLWGLILPYLTFSLPTCVYIMTGFFRSIPNELLESACIDGCSIYKTFYSICLPLSKTGLFVTGLMTFIGNWNELLLAMVFIHDDTKKTLPVAVTKFVSPYQTNYEKMFPAILIAIIPSIIVYSLFSNQIVDGLTQGAVKG
- a CDS encoding carbohydrate ABC transporter permease, whose translation is MEKLLRNKTAIILFMAPTLILFTAILLVPIVTSFYYALCDYDKATRAYSFIGFENFSKMFKDPIFWISIKNSLFFLVFSCISQLIFGMLYAALLTNINKGRNFFKNTIYMPCVLSSAALGLLWAFVFHAKVGINTLLAGVGIKGPGWLYDIKGFITLPMWVIAFVALWQYVGQSMMLYMAQISGISKSLYEASYIDGATKTKSFWHITLPLIKPMVGTAMSLNAIGSLKFFDLIYSMLGDKTTNLKMDVLATFLYRSGFSSKGGNHYGYASAIGVVLVALCLLSTFVINKVFKTENYEM
- a CDS encoding ABC transporter substrate-binding protein; its protein translation is MKKLLAVVLALAMLLSMVSLAGAEEVQEITWMFWDDLEASSDLITQGFKQVIDRFNEDYAGKYHVTPITTQLEPYYTDLNALVDAQKTPDVFIVSPGPNLTDYVAPGIAAPLDEYLADGWKDTFAGDAVFAQQTYDGKIYAIPLNTAAACVFYNKEIFEEAGATVPTTYTELLDACEKIKAYGKTPITISAGTAWCLSMLAGYLCDREGVDLKALNNNEASWVNEKTIAAGEKLVELSQYFQETAAGDSNDDATTALYMEDAAILIQGSWAIGQMNGGNPDFEAKCGVFQFPAIEGANDPNRIIAKSDSLAMSSTTKYPEACIALMKYFTDDTAQKYTAEVGGKIPVTKVEYDASKAPAQLADVMKIFGNASATFGFYNESLVSSDAGSYFDDQMVAIFQKEKTPEEAFQAVQDWYQEYFAKQAEKAE
- a CDS encoding O-acetylhomoserine aminocarboxypropyltransferase/cysteine synthase family protein, whose amino-acid sequence is MSRIETLCVQGGYTPKNGEPRQIPIIQSTTFKYDTSEDMGKLFDLEASGYFYTRLQNPTNDTVAARICALEGGTAAMLTSSGQAANFYAVFNIANAGDHVVACSAIYGGTYNLFAVTMKKMGIDFTFISPDCTDEELNAAFRPNTKALFGETIANPALSVLDIEQFAKAAHAHGVPLIIDNTFATPVNCRPIEWGADIVTHSTTKYMDGHGSGVGGAIVDSGKFDWEKYADKFPGLTTPDESYHGVTYTKKFGLGGAFITKATAQLMRDFGSIQSPQNAFLLGLGLESLHVRMKRHCENGQAVAEFLSGHEKVAWVTYCGLPGDKYYERAQKYLPNGSCGVVSFGVKGGRKAAEAFMKHLKVAAIETHVADARSCCLHPASATHRQMSDEELIAAGVSPDLVRFSVGLENKDDLIEDIAQALAQI
- a CDS encoding GGDEF domain-containing phosphodiesterase, which gives rise to MNQDVLFSQYLEELTDTITDLDHFNIEKTYEILRQLCIAFRVCKGVTEYYNNAEEERMGCGTVLTCYDSGEETAEVISCRTVLSDIVVADCKAYRAKGVKPWTETERKRIEMVERLMLTVVGRLRACGLVEQATLFDDAGYSNYRFLHSTIDQIGTSGHINQYAFARFNLRHFALINRQLGREVSDLAMRKYIDTIEEAVSPDGIVSRLGGDNFVAVFLKEKLNEVLARFEGIPISYNDGDRVMISSRAGIFLIPDDFYYYQPEDIMDRVTGAYNAAWRGDTGDIVYASEELMAEKDRFMQIRAQFPVGLKNREFLVFYQPKINLKDNSIAGAEALSRWYRNGTLMMPTEYISDLEQTMDICKLDFYVLEQVCRDLRRWLDEGRQAVRISVNFSRRHLINLALTESILEVVDRYRIPHELIEIELTETVTDVEFRDLKRVAGALQEAGIYTSVDDFGIGYSSLNLIREIPWNILKVDKNFLPVNENAEGERQNIMFRHVVSMAKEIGLICVAEGVETIGQVNILRKCGCDLAQGFYYDKPLPVKEFEERLDKHFYTNT